A single genomic interval of Perca fluviatilis chromosome 19, GENO_Pfluv_1.0, whole genome shotgun sequence harbors:
- the LOC120548277 gene encoding putative polyketide hydroxylase: MSHPVGGPDHHPVGGPDHPVGGPDHPVRDPVGGPDHPVGGPDHPVGGPDHPVRDPVGGPDHPVGGPVGGPDHPVGGPDHPVGGPDHPVGGPVGGPDHPVGGPVGGPDHPVRGPDHPVMVVFSITTA; this comes from the exons ATGTCTCACCCAGTCGGGGGTCCTGACCACCACCCAGTCGGGGGTCCTGACCACCCCGTCGGGGGTCCTGACCACCCTGTCAGGGATCCTGTCGGGG GTCCTGACCACCCCGTCGGGGGTCCTGACCACCCAGTCGGGGGTCCTGACCACCCTGTCAGGGATCCTGTCGGGGGTCCTGACCACCCCGTCGGGGGTCCTGTCGGGGGTCCTGACCACCCCGTCGGGGGTCCTGACCACCCCGTCGGGGGTCCTGACCACCCCGTCGGGGGTCCTGTCGGGGGTCCTGACCACCCCGTCGGGGGTCCTGTcgggggtcctgatcaccccgtTAGGGGTCCTGACCACCCCGTCATGGTTGTATTCTCTATAACGACTGCCTAG